The Chroicocephalus ridibundus chromosome 2, bChrRid1.1, whole genome shotgun sequence genome includes a region encoding these proteins:
- the ICE1 gene encoding little elongation complex subunit 1 isoform X4: MMPGETPPPPAGTAAAACANCGVLQQNINEYVAALISLKQKMIDGDRLLTEYQQKCTELQFAEREILALRCQVEQMLQKILPLEKCQEELGSLKAELEEKKSSLKIYRESQLEYVKIKEEILNSDAVRKKLETKVKKLEEAASKHTQDFRRLKTEKKRLEKELKRAQGKLDGVCKEKCRKVKHAETQSSSEDLTTNIDKEKIKLLLEELWMCIDRATGKRENQENDPALASVQDKAWPEKRRLTVREETVQIHQKIRKCDAKTLPWYSSLESAGKQNSLTAMQLQTSTEPFEGDCVENRTTEECLHGSEDKTVEVIEQTHRAHSGLDFSDQEQKGPGRNVMDILNWARPLPALLSPVQLSPLTTQDILFGEVTGSSDEEVDCSAAAVEGILQDDQVQPQGCNVFSLTEEYNRQSKSFERGPDAEISSNLSWNEKNVHIGPKMSSKEERDDETKQAEAATLITNMETNKDCLEENSEKREVTEARARELEAIEQKADSEDMHGVEGSSPADFMLRSFKPQNQMQKCSEVEQTEENVILIRAVDYEGTQEKHGKLVKAERDELSGETETPRAVSVTQNVTHLPPEECIVLQSEDSEEKSDVLAQNEVVEKESKNVVKVTNMASDVGRNIKRVVIGEEITAAIQMKGLYAEANNERELSENVLSKAFCEVECPKDLMIQRDGEGIITETGADTGAIVISAHSQCSEIKHGTEEILEKQCVQKIKDEVDKECEPETVQVSRHYLPVPAIEGIRNSLSMDDIGKNVGMEALSAFPKDAERLTIEDMNITRPETIELAMKFNRKCVLEIAESSELLHSAENGKLVDIKEGAYLKGNPHQEENGSNLSQGKSDLESILALPKTACIIDAESSVAKCESSMLDFTKIKGEIKQPENPCSTVEHGLSKAQNFRVFESQETEFKVNPEELGEESSELLAGVDTIESVLVESNLTSQAQFAKPLNRFSVTENVKCDEIKGELNNQSKELVTETCYSSFNWEENVVKKNSISENICQPTSEMDFNSGLAFSTQEDSELGCINTEETDSLVQVRMGLESTTPPDLTSSLQKVVSFVETNFTEESAFSHTWDNKGDRKCVMGSTFNSPSESLEDGAEILSAEKDNMCKEMDCPEKEYVPQNEVKIPDEKEQPVDKELQTSVKSQILDANSSYENTSLLQKLDCQESGCRTSTWEVRTDPSRPGSLTAGGESKELNSFEASGENAIKRSKTDFDLPEQSNESEEKDCSIQKVRYVKHSECVPMFGKELRASRRIALGALETGAIVDADYQVCELHSKMQQGNTSKVSHLKADTMVDTDTRCETNTSPDTANELSSVVGEGYSKDLAPWKRECILAMSENTEGANECIVDLNRAGCINDSEGNLLETGASKESPVMPNASKNGLPLCQMLTGFSETCRLAVKNTKLDARTLALGNFLGENDSEKFQSNVEHSLPHGVHMGVSVFEEYNHNQTCTSCSIGENNTDVILDDSNRKKKKVKYLPNPALSDVECGCQAVRPVSEPQKPVFEKLCMLESEACVDVATKKSDKLKCNDQEPSEILTVSAKTAAQVMHAKLSKRLFQGRRKTKTLKLTQPVLANADTSMPTKCSSETINKIRKEMGPPLPPLLLPLIATPPKVACTVSPVMSSKGQSSLLSPLDDLISPLRETPVPPLMSPLTDSPVVKSALLFSPPSPSEVAVGRRICSSPLKFCTSIPKHALPVPGRFPLFAADSAAPGAPQENSVKILDTMYPELSARARTLNILKGNIQLNRCAFSESQSLPGPVAQIGGFKAIASTSTAFVKTGSNLKSDSSKDQDKDVQNQQLFSSLSSHLEKRTLLPVSMPRSAKRLRLDGEPPKREPSDTAAIRNTENRVSETQEAFRDKSCEISDSAHSSSLEASLPEKEVIDPDCQKVSLALKKIAESCFDLLPVVHGHVYVGSISKIPIMRDEEKEVVYEFGIKNKHLAEPLLDVILNKLKTQKNATDYNFNQALCRVYTGICRQLGDLERARLFCYSLLKEDFPDSEKLILFITNIWSDIFVFQGAVNKAMQLVVRQSASNETLACLSAYLNWEQMLVLWSQTCF, translated from the exons gagaaagaaactggAAACAAAAGTGAAGAAACTTGAAG AGGCTGCATCAAAGCATACACAGGACTTCAGACgactgaaaactgaaaagaaaaggcttgaaaAGGAGCTAAAGAGGGCACAA gGAAAACTTGACGGTGTATGTAAAGAGAAGTGCAGAAAAG TTAAGCATGCGGAGACCCAGAGTTCAAGTGAAGATCTCACAACCAACATAGACAAAG aaaaaataaagctcttGTTAGAAGAACTCTGGATGTGCATTGACAGGGcaacaggaaaaagagagaatcaGGAAAATGATCCTGCCTTGG cttctgttcaGGATAAGGCATGGCCTGAAAAAAGAAGACTGACTGTTAGAGAAG AAACTGTACAAATCCATCAAAAGATCAGGAAGTGTGATGCCAAAACGCTACCTTGGTATTCTTCGCTAGAAAGTGCTGGAAAGCAAAATTCTCTAACAGCCATGCAACTTCAGACAAGTACTGAGCCTTTTGAAGGTGACTGTGTTGAGAACAGGACTACTGAAGAATGTCTGCATGGCAGTGAGGATAAAACTGTAGAAGTGATAGAACAGACACATCGGGCACACAGTGGTTTAGACTTCTCCGATCAGGAGCAAAAGGGCCCAGGTAGAAATGTGATGGATATATTGAATTGGGCCAgacctctccctgctctgctttctccagtACAGCTTTCACCACTAACTACACAG gATATACTGTTTGGAGAAGTCACAGGTTCCAGTGACGAAGAAGTTGATTGTAGTGCTGCTGCAGTGGAGGGTATTTTACAAGATGACCAAGTTCAGCCTCAGGGTTGCAATGTATTCAGCCTCACTGAGGAGTATAACAGACAGAGCAAATCATTTGAGCGTGGTCCTGATGCAGAAATCTCAAGTAACCTGAGTTGGAATGAAAAGAATGTTCATATTGGTCCAAAGATGTCAAGCAAGGAGGAGAGAGATGATGAAACAAAGCAAGCTGAAGCTGCTACTTTAATTACAAACATGGAAACTAACAAAGATTGTTTGGAGGAAAATTCTGAGAAGAGAGAAGTAACTGAAGCAAGAGCACGTGAATTGGAAGCCATTGAACAGAAAGCAGATAGTGAGGACATGCACGGTGTAGAGGGAAGTTCTCCAGCTGATTTTATGTTACGCAGTTTCAAGCCTCAGAATCAGATGCAAAAATGTAGTGAGGTAGAGCAAACAGAAGAGAATGTAATCTTAATCAGAGCTGTTGATTATGAGGGTACACAGGAAAAGCACGGTAAATTAGTGAAAGCAGAAAGAGATGAATTATCAGGAGAGACAGAAACTCCCAGGGCAGTATCTGTTACCCAAAATGTTACTCATTTGCCACCTGAAGAATGCATTGTGCTTCAAAGTGAAGATTCTGAGGAGAAATCTGATGTGTTGGCACAGAATGAAGTGGTTGAAAAGGAATCAAAAAATGTAGTCAAAGTAACTAATATGGCAAGTGATGTAGGCAGAAACATAAAACGAGTGGTAATTGGAGAGGAAATAACAGCTGCAATACAGATGAAAGGACTCTATGCAGAAGCAAATAATGAGAGAGAGCTCTCTGAAAATGTATTGTCAAAAGCCTTCTGTGAAGTGGAGTGTCCTAAAGACCTAATGATACAGCGTGATGGTGAGGGAATAATTACGGAGACTGGGGCAGACACTGGAGCTATTGTGATCTCTGCACACTCTCAgtgctctgaaataaaacatgGCACTGAAGAGATACTAGAGAAACAGTgtgtgcaaaaaataaaagatgaagtgGACAAAGAATGTGAACCAGAGACTGTCCAAGTCTCTAGACATTACTTACCTGTACCTGCTATTGAAGGAATCAGAAATTCATTGTCTATGGATGACATAGGCAAAAATGTAGGTATGGAGGCTTTGTCAGCCTTTCCAAAAGATGCTGAACGGCTCACAATTGAAGACATGAATATAACCAGACCTGAGACTATTGAATTAGCCATGAAATTTAATAGAAAGTGTGTTCTAGAAATAGCTGAATCGTCAGAGCTACTGCATAgtgcagaaaatggaaaattagtAGATATAAAGGAGGGGGCATATTTGAAAGGCAATCCACACCAGGAAGAAAATGGTAGTAATTTATCACAAGGAAAGTCAGACTTGGAAAGTATACTTGCACTACCAAAGACAGCATGTATTATTGATGCAGAAAGCAGTGTAGCTAAGTGTGAATCCTCTATGTTagatttcacaaaaataaaaggtgaaataaaGCAACCTGAAAATCCGTGTAGTACAGTAGAACATGGGTTGTCCAAAGCTCAAAACTTTAGAGTGTTTGAATCTCAAGAAACTGAATTCAAAGTTAATCCAGAAGAGTTAGGAGAGGAAAGCAGTGAGCTGTTAGCAGGAGTGGATACCATCGAATCTGTCTTAGTAGAAAGTAATCTTACTTCTCAGGCACAGTTTGCAAAACCTCTGAATCGGTTCTCAGTAACTGAAAATGTTAAATGTGATGAAATAAAAGGGGAATTAAATAATCAAAGCAAGGAATTGGTGACTGAGACTTGTTACAGTTCATTTAACTGGGAAGAGAATGTTgtgaagaaaaatagtatttcagagAACATCTGCCAGCCTACttcagaaatggattttaatAGTGGCTTGGCTTTTTCTACTCAAGAGGACTCGGAGTTGGGCTGTATAAATACTGAAGAAACAGATTCTCTTGTGCAAGTGAGAATGGGCTTGGAATCCACAACGCCTCCTGACCTAACTTCAAGTCTTCAGAAAGTTGTCAGTTTTGTTGAAACTAATTTCACAGAAGAGAGTGCTTTTTCCCATACATGGGACAACAAAGGAGATAGAAAATGTGTTATGGGTAGCACATTTAACTCTCCTTCAGAAAGCTTGGAAGATGGTGCTGAGATCCTATCTGCTGAAAAAGACAACATGTGCAAAGAAATGGACTGCCCTGAGAAGGAATACGTACcccaaaatgaagtgaaaattcCAGATGAGAAGGAACAGCCAGTAGATAAAGAACTTCAGACATCTGTTAAATCACAGATCCTGGATGCAAACTCTTCTTATGAGAATACTTCTCTTCTCCAAAAGCTTGATTGTCAAGAATCAGGATGCAGAACCTCTACATGGGAGGTTAGAACAGATCCTTCTAGACCTGGTTCACTAACAGCTGGGGGAGAAAGCAAAGAATTGAATAGTTTTGAGGCATCTGGGGAAAATGCCATAAAAAGGTCTAAAACCGATTTTGATCTGCCAGAACAGAGCAATGAATCAGAAGAGAAAGACTGTTCTATACAAAAAGTTAGGTATGTTAAACATTCTGAATGTGTTCCCATGTTCGGAAAGGAACTGAGAGCTTCCAGGAGAATTGCACTGGGTGCTCTGGAAACTGGTGCAATTGTTGATGCTGATTACCAGGTATGTGAACTTCATTCAAAAATGCAGCAAGGAAATACTTCAAAAGTTAGTCATCTAAAAGCAGACACCATGGTGGATACGGATACACGCTGTGAAACAAACACCTCACCAGATACTGCAAATGAGTTGTCAAGTGTGGTTGGGGAGGGTTATTCTAAAGACTTAGCCCCTTGGAAAAGAGAGTGTATATTAGCAATGTCTGAAAATACTGAGGGTGCTAATGAATGCATTGTAGATCTTAACAGAGCTGGATGCATCAATGACAGCGAGGGAAATCTGTTAGAAACCGGGGCATCAAAAGAAAGCCCTGTGATGCCAAATGCTTCAAAAAACGGATTACCACTATGCCAGATGTTAACTGGATTCTCAGAAACTTGCAGACTGGCTGTAAAAAACACTAAATTAGATGCAAGAACGTTAGCACTTGGCAATTTCCTTGGAGAAAATgattctgaaaaatttcagtcAAATGTGGAGCACAGTCTGCCACATGGTGTTCATATGGGGGTCTCAGTGTTTGAAGAATATAATCATAATCAAACTTGCACTTCTTGCAGCATAGGAGAAAACAACACTGATGTTATTCTAGATGatagcaacaggaaaaaaaaaaaagtcaagtatcTTCCAAATCCAGCCCTGTCTGATGTAGAGTGCGGTTGTCAGGCAGTTAGGCCGGTTTCTGAGCCACAAAAACCAGTATTTGAGAAGCTGTGTATGTTGGAGTCAGAGGCTTGTGTGGATGTTGCTACCAAAAAGAGCGATAAATTGAAGTGCAACGACCAAGAACCATCTGAAATCTTGACTGTTTCAGCCAAGACAGCCGCCCAAGTAATGCATGCCAAGCTATCAAAGAGGCTATTTCAAggtagaagaaaaacaaagactcTCAAACTAACTCAGCCAGTTCTTGCAAATGCTGATACTTCTATGCCAACAAAATGCTCATCTGAGACtataaataaaatcaggaaaGAGATGggcccccctctgccccccttgtTACTGCCTTTGATTGCTACGCCTCCAAAAGTTGCATGTACCGTGTCCCCAGTAATGTCTTCTAAGGGTCAgtcctctttgctttctcctcttgaTGACCTGATATCCCCGCTACGTGAAACTCCTGTTCCTCCTCTCATGTCTCCATTAACAGATAGTCCAGTGGTAAAATCTGCTCtcttattttctcctccctcaccctcaGAAGTGGCAGTAGGTAGAAGAATTTGCTCCTCCCCTTTGAAATTTTGTACTTCCATTCCAAAGCACGCACTTCCGGTCCCAGGAAGGTTTCCTCTGTTTGCAGCTGATAGTGCTGCTCCAGGTGCTCCTCAGGAGAACTCTGTAAAAATATTGGACACTATGTATCCGGAACTGTCTGCAAGGGCAAGGACACTAAACATCCTGAAAGGCAATATTCAGCTTAACCGATGTGCTTTTTCAGAGAGCCAAAGTTTGCCAGGACCTGTGGCGCAAATAGGTGGGTTCAAAGCAATTGCATCGACGTCAACTGCTTTTGTTAAAACTGGGAGCAATTTGAAATCAGATAGTAGCAAAGATCAAGACAAAGATGTGCAAAATCAGCAATTGTTTTCAAGCTTATCAAGTCATCTTGAAAAACGGACGCTACTGCCAGTATCTATGCCAAGAAGCGCAAAGAGATTGAGGCTGGATGGTGAACCACCAAAGCGGGAGCCCAGTGATACTGCTGCGatcagaaatactgaaaacagagTCTCTGAAACGCAGGAGGCTTTCCGTGACAAAAGCTGTGAAATCAGTGATTCGGCACACAGTTCCAGTTTAGAAGCATCGTTGCCAGAAAAAGAAGTTATTGATCCTGACTGCCAGAAAGTTTCTTTGGCATTGAAGAAAATTGCCGAGTCCTGTTTTGACTTGTTACCAGTTGTTCACGGTCATGTGTATGTTGGCAGTATCTCAAAGATTCCAATAATGAGAGATGAAGAGAAAGAAGTTGTCTATGAATTTGGTATAAAAAACAAG CATTTAGCAGAGCCCTTGTTGGATGTTATTCTCAATAAACTCAAGACTCAGAAGAATGCCACAGATTACAATTTCAATCAGGCTCTATGTCGAGTCTATACAGGAATTTGTCGACAGTTAGGAGATTTGGAAAGAGCCCGCCTTTTCTGCTATAGCCTACTTAAAGAAG acttTCCAGACTCagaaaaattgattttatttatcaCAAATATATGGTCTGATATATTTGTCTTCCAAGGTGCAGTTAACAAAGCTATGCAATTAGTTGTCAGGCAGAGTGCAAGCAATGAGACACTGGCCTGTTTGAGTGCTTATCTCAACTGGGAACAG ATGCTGGTGTTATGGTCTCAAACCTGCTTTTAG